The genomic stretch AGGCCGGGCAACGGCGGCCGGCGCGCCTCAATCTTGACACCCCCTGTAACCCGCTCGACACTATCCGATTCTGGTTCAGCCCGCCGGCCGTAGCGGCAGGTCAGAAGCAGAAGACCTCTGACGGAAGGAGTTTCCGATGGCGATTCGCGTGGGCATTAATGGGTTCGGACGCATCGGGCGACTGGTGGTGCGCGCCGGCATGAAGGACCCGAATATCGAGTTTGTCGGCGTGAACGACCTCGTACCGCCAGACAACCTCGCCTATCTGTTCAAGTACGACACCGTCCACGGGCGCTATGCCGGCGAGGTGAGCAGCACGGAATCGGCCATCGTGGTCAACGGCAAGCCAATCCGCTGCACATCGGAAAAGGACCCCGCGAACCTGCCGTGGAAGGAGTTGAAGGTTGACTACGTGATCGAGTCGACCGGCCTGTTCACCACGCGGGAAGGCGCCGCCAAGCACCTGGCGGCCGGCGCCAAGCGCGTGGTGATCTCGGCCCCCGCAAAGGACAAGGACATCCCGACATTCGTGCTCGGCGTGAACGACGAGAAGTACAACCCGGCCGCCGACACCATCGTGTCGAACGCGAGCTGCACGACGAACTGCCTGGCCCCGCTCGCCAAGATCGTGCATGACCACTTCGGCATCGAAGATGCGCTCATGACGACGATTCACAGTCTGACCGCGAGCCAGCCCTCGGTTGATGGTCCGTCGAAGAAGGACTTCCGCGGCGGACGCGCAGCCAGCTACAACATCATTCCGGCGAGCACGGGTGCGGCCAAGGCCGTCACACTCGTGA from Phycisphaerales bacterium encodes the following:
- the gap gene encoding type I glyceraldehyde-3-phosphate dehydrogenase; amino-acid sequence: MAIRVGINGFGRIGRLVVRAGMKDPNIEFVGVNDLVPPDNLAYLFKYDTVHGRYAGEVSSTESAIVVNGKPIRCTSEKDPANLPWKELKVDYVIESTGLFTTREGAAKHLAAGAKRVVISAPAKDKDIPTFVLGVNDEKYNPAADTIVSNASCTTNCLAPLAKIVHDHFGIEDALMTTIHSLTASQPSVDGPSKKDFRGGRAASYNIIPASTGAAKAVTLVIPELKGKLTGMAFRVPTANVSAVDLTVRTVKETTLAAISAAVKGVANGTMKGIMGYTEDEVVSSDFIGSTYSSIYDAKACIELNSRFFKLVSWYDNEYGYSCRVVDLMKLMAKKDGLA